In the genome of Bordetella avium, the window TTGCTGAGCTATGAGATTCAGCGTCAGCCTCTGCCCGCCTGGCGTTGGGAGAAAAAAGGCGCGCAGCTATTCACCGAACGCAATGTGCGCAGTTATCCGGCGCTACGCCACGCCGTCGCGAGACTGCTCAATTACATCCGGCGGGCAGGAGGCTATGCGGTGCTGAGCGGAGCGTGCAAAAAAGACGGGCAGACCGCTGCGGATCGGTTTCAACGCCAGTTGCTCGCAGTGTTGCGCCGGGTTGCGATGTTTTGTGATGCGCGCGATGCGACCTTCATGGTTGTGCTGGATGAGCAGAAGGCGGGCAGTCGTTGGCGCGAAGCCAATGTGGCGGCCTGTACCAGCGCCATGTTCGAAGCGGTGAGCGCCAAATGCCGCAGCCTGATGGAGCCGCCCTTGCAGGGCGAGAGCGATTATTTCCAGA includes:
- a CDS encoding DUF3800 domain-containing protein, encoding MTRHYVLYLDEFGHVGPYVARSHPRFRTSPVFGFGGLLLPAQELREFAIYFYRLKCRLLSYEIQRQPLPAWRWEKKGAQLFTERNVRSYPALRHAVARLLNYIRRAGGYAVLSGACKKDGQTAADRFQRQLLAVLRRVAMFCDARDATFMVVLDEQKAGSRWREANVAACTSAMFEAVSAKCRSLMEPPLQGESDYFQTLQCADWICGLAGRLYAYRAAPADYPDWACFEHYFGRRLDAVALPPS